The Brassica oleracea var. oleracea cultivar TO1000 chromosome C6, BOL, whole genome shotgun sequence genome includes a region encoding these proteins:
- the LOC106299003 gene encoding eukaryotic initiation factor 4A-1-like — protein MAGSAPEGTQFNTRQFDQKLNEVLEGQNEFFTSYDEVHESFDAMGLQENLLRGIYAYGFEKPSAIQQRGIVPFCNGLDVIQQAQSGTGKTATFCSGVLQQLEITLVQCQALVLAPTRELAQQIEKVMRALGDYLGVKVHTCVGGTSVVEDQRILQAGVHVVVGTPGRVFDMLRRQSLRSDCIKMFVLDEADEMLSRGFKDQIYDIFQLLPPKIQVGVFSATMPPEALEITKKFMSKPVRILVKRDELTLEGIRQFYVNVEKEEYKLETLCDLYDTLNITQGVIFVNTRRKVDCLTDQMRSRDHTVSATHGDMDQNTRDIIMREFRSGSSRVLITTDLLARGIDVQQVSLVINFDLPTQPENYLHRIGRSGRFGRKGTAINFVTRDDERMLTDIQKFYNVAVEELPSKIDDLL, from the exons ATGGCAGGATCAGCACCAGAAGGTACACAGTTTAATACGCGTCAGTTTGATCAAAAGCTCAATGAAGT CCTGGAGGGACAAAATGAGTTCTTCACCTCCTATGATGAGGTCCATGAGAGCTTTGATGCCATGGGTTTGCAAGAGAACCTTCTTAGGGGTATCTATGCTTATG GTTTTGAAAAGCCTTCTGCTATTCAGCAAAGAGGAATCGTACCCTTTTGCAACGGTCTTGATGTGATCCAGCAGGCACAGTCCGGTACTGGCAAAACCGCTACGTTCTGCTCTGGTGTCTTGCAGCAGCTTGAAATCACCCTTGTCCAGTGCCAGGCTCTAGTCCTGGCTCCCACCAGAGAGCTTGCGCAGCAGATTGAGAAGGTCATGCGTGCTCTAGGAGATTACCTTGGCGTCAAGGTACATACCTGTGTTGGTGGAACCAGTGTTGTTGAGGATCAGCGTATCCTCCAAGCTGGTGTCCATGTTGTCGTTGGAACACCTGGTCGTGTCTTTGACATGCTCCGAAGACAATCTCTTCGCTCTGACTGTATAAAGATGTTTGTTCTTGATGAAGCTGATGAAATGCTCTCCCGTGGTTTCAAGGATCAG ATCTATGACATATTCCAGCTTCTCCCACCAAAGATTCAGGTGGGAGTGTTCTCAGCTACAATGCCACCAGAAGCTCTCGAGATCACAAAGAAGTTCATGAGCAAACCAGTGAGAATCCTGGTGAAACGTGACGAGCTAACGCTTGAAGGTATCAGGCAGTTTTACGTGAACGTGGAGAAAGAAGAGTATAAGCTCGAAACTCTCTGTGACCTCTACGATACTTTAAACATTACTCAGGGTGTCATCTTCGTCAACACTCGTCGCAAGGTGGACTGTCTCACAGACCAAATGAGAAGCCGTGACCACACGGTCTCGGCCACTCACGGAGACATGGACCAAAACACGAGAGACATTATCATGAGAGAGTTTAGGTCTGGTTCTTCTCGTGTTCTTATCACAACCGATCTCTTGGCTCGTGGTATCGATGTGCAGCAAGTGTCTCTGGTTATCAACTTTGACCTCCCAACACAGCCTGAGAACTATCTTCACCGTATAGGTAGAAGTGGAAGGTTTGGGAGGAAAGGTACGGCGATTAACTTTGTGACTCGTGATGATGAGAGAATGCTTACTGATATTCAGAAATTCTACAATGTTGCTGTTGAGGAGCTTCCATCAAAAATCGATGACCTGCTTTGA